In Halorientalis sp. LT38, a genomic segment contains:
- a CDS encoding LeuA family protein → MNQVLQCPTIQRARRDPRRIEFFQGTLDSTSEITEARIFDTTLRDGEQSPRTSFSYEDKREIAAVLDDMGTHVIEAGFPVNSDAEFEAVRDIAESAQNSEVCGLARVVDEDVEAALDSGVDLVHVFVSTSDVQLEDSMHATRAEAKAAAVESVERVTEAGVECMFSPMDATRTDEDFLIEVVQAADEAGADWVNIPDTCGVATPRRFYDMVGNVVDAIDARVDVHTHDDFGLAAANALSGFEAGASQSQVSVNGIGERAGNAAYEEVVMALESLYDVDTRIDTTRITELSRLVEDRSSIPVPANKPVVGENAFSHESGIHAAGVIENSDTFEPGVMTPEMVGAERELVLGKHTGQHSVRERLIDAGFDPSEDEVREVTRRVKDYGAEKKRVTMDVLEKFAREVGVTEEEVRV, encoded by the coding sequence TTGAACCAAGTGCTACAATGTCCAACGATACAGAGGGCACGTCGGGATCCCCGGCGGATCGAGTTCTTCCAGGGCACACTGGATTCCACTTCTGAGATAACAGAAGCACGCATTTTCGACACCACGCTGCGCGACGGTGAACAGTCGCCACGCACGTCGTTCTCGTACGAAGACAAACGCGAGATAGCGGCCGTGCTGGACGACATGGGCACCCACGTCATCGAGGCGGGGTTCCCGGTCAACTCGGACGCCGAGTTCGAGGCCGTTCGCGACATCGCCGAGTCCGCACAGAACAGCGAGGTCTGTGGGCTGGCGCGCGTGGTCGACGAGGACGTCGAGGCTGCACTCGACAGCGGCGTCGACCTGGTACACGTGTTCGTGTCCACCAGCGACGTCCAGCTTGAAGACTCCATGCACGCCACTCGCGCGGAGGCCAAGGCGGCCGCCGTCGAGTCCGTCGAGCGCGTGACGGAGGCCGGCGTCGAGTGCATGTTCTCGCCGATGGACGCCACGCGAACGGACGAGGACTTCCTGATCGAGGTCGTCCAGGCCGCCGACGAGGCCGGCGCCGACTGGGTGAACATTCCGGACACCTGCGGCGTCGCGACCCCGCGGCGGTTCTACGACATGGTCGGGAACGTCGTCGACGCGATCGACGCGCGCGTGGACGTCCACACACACGACGACTTCGGGCTGGCGGCAGCGAACGCGCTGTCGGGCTTCGAAGCTGGCGCGAGCCAGTCGCAGGTGTCGGTCAACGGGATCGGCGAGCGGGCGGGCAACGCGGCCTACGAGGAGGTCGTGATGGCCCTCGAGAGTCTGTACGACGTCGACACGCGGATCGACACGACCCGGATCACCGAGCTGTCGCGGCTCGTAGAGGACCGGTCGTCGATCCCGGTGCCGGCGAACAAGCCGGTCGTCGGCGAGAACGCCTTCTCACACGAGAGCGGCATCCACGCCGCTGGCGTCATCGAGAACTCGGACACGTTCGAGCCGGGGGTCATGACGCCGGAGATGGTGGGCGCCGAGCGCGAACTCGTCCTCGGGAAACACACCGGCCAGCACTCCGTCAGGGAGCGGCTGATCGACGCCGGGTTCGATCCCTCGGAGGACGAGGTCCGCGAGGTCACCCGCCGCGTCAAGGACTACGGCGCCGAGAAAAAGCGGGTCACCATGGACGTGCTGGAGAAGTTCGCCCGCGAAGTCGGCGTCACCGAGGAGGAGGTCAGGGTCTGA
- a CDS encoding DUF5779 family protein, which translates to MSDFDLDLQAVEDQMDDEEGEGRRIVLGILDGSTADEEWVAAVDGGAVLALSVEGDVNELAAGFARQVTELGGELMRFRDFLLVTPPGVVIDTERL; encoded by the coding sequence ATGAGCGATTTCGACCTCGACCTGCAGGCGGTCGAGGACCAGATGGACGACGAGGAGGGCGAGGGCCGGCGAATCGTGCTCGGCATCCTCGACGGGTCCACGGCCGACGAGGAGTGGGTCGCCGCCGTGGACGGGGGCGCGGTCCTCGCGCTCTCGGTGGAAGGCGACGTGAACGAACTGGCCGCCGGCTTCGCCCGCCAGGTCACCGAACTGGGTGGCGAACTGATGCGCTTCCGGGACTTCCTGCTCGTGACGCCCCCCGGCGTCGTCATCGACACCGAACGACTCTGA
- a CDS encoding cold-shock protein, with amino-acid sequence MANGTVDFFNDTGGYGFIETDDDDVDDDEDVFFHMEDVGGPDLEEGTEVEFDIEQADKGPRATNLVRK; translated from the coding sequence ATGGCAAACGGTACGGTTGATTTCTTCAACGACACAGGCGGCTACGGATTCATCGAGACTGACGACGACGACGTGGACGACGACGAGGACGTCTTCTTCCACATGGAGGACGTCGGCGGCCCGGACCTCGAAGAGGGAACGGAAGTCGAGTTCGACATCGAACAGGCCGACAAAGGCCCCCGCGCGACGAACCTCGTCCGCAAGTAA
- a CDS encoding DUF7571 family protein: MKPCHSCQAVIDEYVLDKQLEPLRELTVDDFNVCADCATVVADACVDCGGAVYVPRSESGTPDRCPACRSDHIERTGRDPGWHAGPTTT; this comes from the coding sequence ATGAAACCGTGCCACAGCTGTCAGGCGGTCATCGACGAGTACGTCCTGGACAAACAACTCGAACCCCTGCGTGAGCTCACAGTCGACGACTTCAACGTCTGTGCGGACTGTGCGACCGTGGTCGCGGACGCGTGCGTGGACTGCGGCGGCGCGGTCTACGTTCCCCGGAGCGAGTCGGGCACTCCGGACCGGTGTCCGGCGTGTCGGTCGGACCACATCGAGCGGACCGGCCGGGACCCCGGCTGGCACGCCGGTCCGACGACGACCTGA
- a CDS encoding fosmidomycin resistance protein, whose product MLTDLRWLALEAKYLDRAQSFYESFLDLDVRRESEGEVALAAGDTDLLLRRPTAVPRGGVHTHYAFSTPPSAYDGWWDRLSESFDLVEHQFGDAKSLYFYDVEGNCVEIGQRETPKASRNGGGEAADREMDDVPADGITGIFEVVFEVADLERAESFYRDLGLDLMGRGDDRKRVRLTAGPFDFELWEPQLGLADGRGGVHVDVGLGAENPAAAVDAVADRARSITELDDGVRIEDPDGHQLTLR is encoded by the coding sequence ATGCTCACCGACCTGCGGTGGCTGGCGCTCGAAGCCAAGTACCTCGACCGCGCGCAGTCGTTCTACGAGTCGTTCCTCGACCTCGACGTACGTCGGGAGAGCGAGGGGGAGGTCGCGCTGGCGGCGGGGGACACCGACCTGCTCCTCCGGCGCCCCACTGCCGTTCCGCGCGGCGGCGTCCACACCCACTACGCCTTCTCGACGCCGCCCAGCGCGTACGACGGCTGGTGGGACCGGCTCTCGGAGTCCTTCGACCTCGTCGAACACCAGTTCGGCGACGCGAAGTCGCTGTACTTCTACGACGTGGAGGGCAACTGCGTGGAGATCGGGCAACGCGAGACGCCGAAGGCGTCTCGGAACGGAGGCGGCGAAGCCGCCGACCGCGAGATGGACGACGTCCCGGCGGACGGCATCACCGGCATCTTCGAGGTCGTGTTCGAGGTGGCCGACCTCGAGCGGGCCGAATCGTTCTACCGCGACCTCGGGCTGGACCTCATGGGGCGGGGCGACGACCGCAAGCGCGTTCGCCTGACGGCCGGCCCCTTCGACTTCGAGCTGTGGGAGCCCCAGCTGGGCCTCGCGGACGGCCGCGGCGGCGTCCACGTGGACGTGGGACTGGGGGCGGAGAATCCGGCGGCTGCCGTCGACGCGGTGGCCGACCGGGCACGGTCGATAACGGAACTGGACGACGGCGTCCGGATCGAGGATCCCGACGGGCACCAGTTGACGCTTCGCTGA
- a CDS encoding PadR family transcriptional regulator — protein MHDLTAFQRDVLYVLAGLDEAYGLAIKAELEDYYEGEVNHGRLYPNLDDLVERGFVDKGQIDRRTNSYELTDTGTEAISDRREWENTYLDDVEIATA, from the coding sequence ATGCACGACCTGACCGCGTTCCAGCGCGACGTGTTGTACGTCCTGGCCGGCCTCGACGAGGCCTACGGACTGGCCATCAAAGCGGAACTCGAGGACTACTACGAAGGTGAGGTCAACCACGGACGACTCTATCCGAACCTCGACGATCTGGTCGAGCGTGGGTTCGTCGACAAGGGACAGATCGACCGCCGGACGAACTCCTACGAACTGACCGACACCGGCACGGAGGCGATCAGCGACCGTCGCGAGTGGGAGAACACCTATCTCGACGACGTCGAGATCGCCACCGCGTAG
- a CDS encoding ribbon-helix-helix domain-containing protein yields MTDYTTVSIPQDLAERVEETIEGTSFSSTSDLVRFLLRSIVIQHEKRGELTESEFQEITEQLQDLGYLD; encoded by the coding sequence ATGACCGACTACACCACCGTCTCGATCCCCCAGGACCTCGCCGAGCGCGTCGAGGAGACCATCGAAGGCACCAGCTTCTCGAGCACGAGCGACCTCGTGCGATTCCTCCTCCGAAGCATCGTCATCCAGCACGAGAAACGCGGGGAGCTCACCGAATCGGAGTTCCAGGAGATCACCGAACAGCTCCAGGACCTGGGCTATCTGGACTAG
- the aglJ gene encoding S-layer glycoprotein N-glycosyltransferase AglJ, translating to MPDRSEVCVLVPTLNEAETIATVLESFSEHGFENLLVVDGDSTDGTRDIAREHGARVIRQSGSGKGQAVREALRHVEAPYVLMLDGDDTYRAEDADAMLEPLFEGRAEHVIGDRFADMEAGAMSRLNQTGNRVINRAFRWIHGRDLADILSGYRAFTLESAERLSLTASGFGIETEMAVECVKHGVRTEVVPIRYEARPDDSETNLHPFRDGATIILTLYRMAKTNNPLFYFGSVGTLSSLVGVVLGAYVAYDWFVPPRTSHEVIAIVSVFTIIVGIQLLIFGVLSDMIVTLNREQTRRLEDLAEQLGGDDSGAGAEPVSERPSAVETEADAEPDEVASTGDR from the coding sequence ATGCCCGATCGCTCGGAGGTCTGTGTACTCGTGCCGACGCTGAACGAGGCAGAGACCATCGCCACGGTGCTCGAGTCGTTCTCCGAGCACGGGTTCGAGAACCTGCTGGTCGTCGACGGCGACTCCACCGACGGGACCCGCGACATCGCCCGCGAGCACGGCGCTCGCGTGATCCGGCAGTCCGGATCGGGGAAGGGCCAGGCCGTCCGAGAAGCCCTCCGGCACGTCGAGGCCCCCTACGTCCTGATGCTCGACGGCGACGACACCTACAGGGCGGAGGACGCCGACGCGATGCTCGAACCGCTGTTCGAGGGGCGCGCCGAACACGTCATCGGCGACCGCTTCGCCGACATGGAAGCGGGGGCGATGTCGCGGCTCAACCAGACCGGCAACCGCGTCATCAACCGCGCGTTCCGCTGGATCCACGGCCGCGACCTGGCGGACATCCTGAGCGGGTATCGCGCGTTTACACTCGAGTCGGCCGAACGCCTCTCGCTCACCGCCTCGGGCTTCGGCATCGAGACGGAGATGGCCGTCGAGTGCGTCAAACACGGCGTCCGGACCGAGGTCGTCCCGATCCGCTACGAGGCACGTCCCGACGACTCGGAGACGAACCTCCACCCGTTCCGCGACGGCGCGACGATCATCCTCACGCTCTACCGGATGGCCAAGACCAACAACCCGCTCTTTTACTTCGGGAGCGTCGGCACGCTCAGTTCGCTCGTCGGCGTCGTCCTCGGGGCCTACGTCGCCTACGACTGGTTCGTCCCGCCCCGGACCTCCCACGAGGTCATCGCCATCGTGAGCGTGTTCACGATCATCGTCGGCATTCAGCTACTGATCTTCGGCGTCCTCTCGGACATGATCGTCACGCTGAACCGCGAACAGACCCGCCGACTGGAGGATCTGGCCGAACAGCTGGGCGGAGACGACTCGGGCGCCGGCGCCGAACCGGTGTCGGAGCGCCCCTCCGCCGTCGAGACGGAGGCCGACGCCGAACCGGACGAAGTGGCCTCGACCGGCGATCGATAG
- a CDS encoding TrmB family transcriptional regulator: MSDEAAGLLDRLGLTEYEATALRELLTLGRTTAPNLAEATGIPKARIYGVLDALSDRGFIKTIPGRPKEYQPKPPDEILDRARENRRQEFEQFAQEIEDLRESFLAEFGPRFERASEDITPTEELFHVVDVGQPSERETRQLYGDAAERISVITKSFEYFGSVRPAFEDAIDRGIDVDALFLHPDLLEPENRPIQSEMVERMRESYPAVDLRFSEEPLPWRGTVADPSMDYETGRAIILVEEKEVPLHMRQAAITDNGSFVAGLSRYFELVWEHESVPPTDL; encoded by the coding sequence ATGAGCGACGAAGCGGCGGGCCTGCTGGATCGGCTCGGCCTCACCGAGTACGAGGCGACGGCCCTGCGGGAGCTGTTGACCCTGGGGCGAACCACGGCCCCGAACCTGGCCGAAGCGACGGGCATCCCGAAAGCGCGGATCTACGGCGTGCTCGACGCGCTGTCGGACCGTGGGTTCATCAAGACGATTCCCGGCCGACCGAAGGAGTACCAGCCAAAGCCCCCGGACGAAATCCTCGATCGCGCGCGGGAGAATCGCCGCCAGGAGTTCGAGCAGTTCGCCCAGGAGATCGAAGACCTCCGCGAGTCGTTCCTGGCGGAGTTCGGACCGCGCTTCGAGCGCGCGAGCGAGGATATCACCCCCACCGAGGAGCTGTTCCACGTCGTCGACGTCGGCCAGCCCAGCGAGCGCGAGACTCGCCAGCTCTACGGCGACGCCGCGGAGCGAATCAGCGTCATCACCAAGAGTTTCGAGTACTTCGGCTCGGTCCGGCCGGCCTTCGAGGACGCCATCGACCGGGGGATAGACGTCGACGCGCTCTTTCTCCACCCCGACCTGCTGGAGCCGGAGAATCGACCGATCCAGTCGGAGATGGTCGAGCGGATGCGGGAGTCGTATCCCGCCGTGGACCTGCGGTTCAGCGAAGAACCGCTCCCCTGGCGCGGCACCGTCGCCGACCCGAGCATGGACTACGAGACCGGGCGGGCGATCATCCTCGTCGAGGAGAAGGAGGTGCCGCTGCACATGCGCCAGGCCGCGATCACCGACAACGGGTCGTTCGTCGCCGGCCTCTCCCGGTACTTCGAACTGGTCTGGGAACACGAGAGCGTCCCGCCGACGGATCTCTGA
- a CDS encoding oligosaccharide flippase family protein, whose translation MRIGQTSVVHFGSEMLASLAGFVATLYIARELGSATLGTYALFIAVLVWLRTGFGSGLHQAVIKRVSEVGDGDRYLGAGILIQGALYAVVVALLIAGRPYLDDYLGFEGTLLLIVALAAVLAFSLVSSTLHGEQKVHYAALLRPIDRVVRSGVQLAVVFLGIIGGGVAGLVWGYVAGAVVAILAGLLLLSTRPRLPSREHLESVLGFTKYSWLSGIEQRSFSAMDTVVLGVFVGSSLIGYYEVAWNLASLLAIFGNSISESLFPTISELDSSDERDAVGELLGNGLAYTGLFLIPGFVGVLVVGESVLGLYGQEFQRAATVLAILVLARLIYAYGAQFIMTLNAINEPDVAFRINLVFVAANVVLNVALVSLYGWIGAAVGTATAALISLVIAYYALTGFVAFPIPWGELARQLLAALVMAGVLFPVRDVVLELSQRGLVEAILLVSVGAAVYFAVLVVLSARFRTTVRQNVTL comes from the coding sequence GTGCGAATCGGCCAGACCTCGGTGGTTCACTTCGGGTCCGAGATGCTCGCCTCGCTCGCGGGCTTCGTCGCGACGCTGTATATCGCCCGCGAGCTCGGCAGCGCCACCCTCGGGACCTACGCCCTCTTCATCGCCGTCCTCGTCTGGTTGCGGACGGGCTTCGGCTCCGGTCTCCACCAGGCGGTCATCAAGCGGGTGAGCGAGGTCGGCGATGGTGACCGTTACCTCGGCGCCGGCATCCTGATCCAGGGGGCGCTGTACGCCGTGGTCGTCGCCCTCCTCATCGCGGGCCGCCCGTACCTCGACGACTACCTCGGGTTCGAGGGGACGCTGCTGTTGATCGTCGCGCTGGCCGCCGTCCTCGCGTTCTCGCTCGTCTCCTCGACGCTCCACGGTGAGCAGAAGGTCCACTACGCCGCACTGCTCCGACCGATCGACCGAGTGGTCCGGAGCGGCGTGCAACTCGCCGTGGTCTTCCTCGGGATCATCGGTGGCGGCGTCGCCGGCCTCGTCTGGGGCTACGTCGCCGGCGCGGTCGTGGCGATCCTCGCCGGCCTCCTGCTGCTGTCGACCCGACCCCGGCTTCCCTCCCGTGAGCACTTGGAGAGTGTGCTCGGGTTCACCAAGTACTCCTGGTTGTCAGGGATCGAGCAGCGGTCCTTCTCGGCGATGGACACGGTGGTTCTGGGCGTGTTCGTCGGCTCCAGTCTTATCGGCTACTACGAGGTGGCGTGGAACCTCGCCTCGCTGCTCGCCATCTTCGGCAACTCCATCTCCGAGTCGCTTTTCCCGACGATCAGTGAACTCGACAGTTCTGACGAGCGCGACGCCGTGGGCGAACTCCTCGGCAACGGTCTGGCCTACACAGGTCTCTTTCTGATCCCCGGGTTCGTCGGCGTCCTCGTCGTCGGCGAGTCCGTCCTCGGGCTCTACGGACAGGAGTTCCAGCGGGCCGCGACCGTCCTCGCGATCCTCGTGCTCGCGAGGCTGATATACGCCTACGGGGCCCAGTTCATCATGACGCTGAACGCGATCAACGAGCCCGACGTGGCCTTCCGGATCAACCTCGTCTTCGTCGCCGCCAACGTCGTGCTCAACGTCGCGCTCGTCTCTCTCTACGGCTGGATCGGCGCCGCGGTCGGGACGGCCACAGCTGCCCTCATCAGCCTCGTGATCGCTTACTACGCGCTGACGGGCTTCGTCGCCTTCCCGATCCCGTGGGGCGAACTCGCTCGACAGTTGCTCGCCGCGCTCGTCATGGCTGGCGTCCTGTTCCCGGTCCGTGACGTGGTGCTGGAGCTCTCCCAGCGCGGACTGGTCGAGGCGATCCTGCTCGTCTCCGTCGGCGCGGCGGTGTACTTCGCCGTCCTGGTCGTCCTCTCGGCCCGGTTTCGAACCACTGTCAGGCAGAACGTCACGCTCTGA
- a CDS encoding polysaccharide deacetylase family protein encodes MTPVPAPFAESADSRSWPESRPGAWHALASLEQRTRFASLFGNRRDAVLLYHSVGGVPGIDYRWDVPVHVFRDQIRRIAARYELVDLETLATTETSTKRVAITFDDGFRNVYEHALPVLSEFDAPATLFVNSAFVDDENLDRLRERHDLGAAAHDVSLTTDQLQEIAAQDRYTIGNHTFSHANLAELPDRGAVAAEILDAKEWLEDRLDVAVDCFSYPYGGFDERAAEVVAETHEIAVTSEPSLVGPSPNPLAIPRLDACLPASTVAFEVTDVAARLRSLVRRVG; translated from the coding sequence GTGACGCCAGTTCCGGCCCCGTTCGCCGAGTCCGCCGATTCGCGGTCGTGGCCCGAGTCCCGGCCCGGGGCCTGGCACGCGCTAGCGTCTCTCGAACAGCGCACCCGATTCGCGTCACTGTTCGGAAACCGTCGTGACGCGGTGCTCCTCTACCACTCCGTCGGCGGCGTCCCAGGCATCGACTACCGCTGGGACGTCCCGGTGCACGTGTTCCGCGACCAGATCCGTCGGATCGCGGCCCGGTACGAACTCGTCGACCTGGAGACGCTGGCGACGACCGAAACGTCGACGAAACGCGTCGCGATCACGTTCGACGACGGCTTCCGGAACGTCTACGAACACGCCCTCCCGGTCCTTTCGGAGTTCGACGCGCCGGCGACGCTTTTCGTCAATTCCGCGTTCGTCGACGACGAGAATCTCGATCGGTTACGGGAGCGCCACGACCTCGGCGCGGCGGCACACGATGTATCGCTGACGACCGACCAGCTCCAGGAGATCGCCGCCCAGGACCGTTATACGATCGGGAACCACACGTTCTCCCACGCCAACCTCGCGGAGTTGCCCGACCGGGGCGCCGTGGCAGCCGAGATCCTGGACGCGAAGGAGTGGCTCGAAGACCGCCTCGACGTGGCAGTCGACTGCTTCAGCTACCCCTACGGAGGGTTCGACGAGCGCGCGGCGGAAGTGGTCGCCGAGACCCACGAAATCGCCGTCACCTCCGAGCCGTCACTCGTCGGTCCCTCGCCGAACCCGCTCGCGATCCCGCGACTCGACGCCTGTCTCCCCGCCTCGACGGTCGCCTTCGAGGTGACGGACGTCGCCGCCCGGCTCCGATCGCTGGTTCGGCGGGTCGGGTGA
- a CDS encoding nucleotide sugar dehydrogenase, with product MTNNTDICVIGAGRIGLPWAAVLADEGHTVTCVDVDEEIVDAIMAGDAPFEEPGLDELISRTVAEGQLTATTERSRVADANVVGVTLNAPADQIESYLDVLTGYCEHIDPDQTIINRTTLPVAITERTRVMIADGVGTEPANLDYVTFPERLAEGRAIEELRSLPKIVGTNNGRPHAVIDVLLEDLPGNPRYVDHETAAFIKLIDNAYRDARFAIANQFALAADRLGVDAHRAIALANDEYPRNDIPTPGTVGGKCLTKDPYFVTEEWVDDLPADLFSEARAANDAYADLVVNRVVELDPSSVVVLGRGFKRDVPDEVASPTIDIISDLERAGIDVESVEPLSIEPSERDAALKTAIPGSDAVILAVDHTYFRDRESMIRDLSDGLIVDLWGAFELGGRVERIGSGPLTRTESPPAND from the coding sequence ATGACGAATAACACCGACATCTGTGTGATCGGAGCCGGGCGAATTGGGCTTCCCTGGGCGGCCGTGCTGGCCGATGAGGGTCACACCGTCACCTGTGTCGACGTGGACGAGGAGATCGTTGATGCGATCATGGCCGGCGATGCACCCTTCGAAGAGCCGGGCCTCGACGAGCTAATCTCCAGAACAGTGGCAGAGGGCCAGCTAACCGCGACGACTGAACGGAGTCGGGTCGCCGACGCAAACGTCGTCGGCGTGACGCTGAACGCGCCCGCAGACCAGATCGAGTCCTATCTCGATGTCCTGACTGGCTACTGTGAGCACATCGATCCGGACCAGACGATTATCAATCGGACTACCCTTCCAGTAGCGATCACAGAGCGAACCCGAGTCATGATTGCAGACGGTGTCGGCACGGAACCCGCCAACCTCGACTACGTTACGTTCCCTGAACGGTTGGCGGAGGGACGTGCAATCGAGGAGTTGCGGTCGCTCCCGAAGATCGTTGGGACGAATAATGGACGACCTCACGCCGTTATCGACGTATTGCTGGAAGATCTCCCTGGGAACCCGCGGTACGTAGACCACGAAACGGCCGCGTTCATCAAACTGATCGACAATGCCTACCGCGACGCGCGTTTCGCCATCGCCAATCAGTTCGCACTCGCAGCCGACCGCCTCGGCGTCGACGCTCATCGTGCTATCGCGCTCGCCAATGACGAGTACCCCCGTAACGACATCCCGACACCCGGGACTGTCGGTGGGAAGTGCCTGACGAAGGATCCCTACTTCGTAACCGAAGAGTGGGTCGATGACCTGCCAGCGGACCTCTTTTCGGAGGCCCGCGCAGCGAACGATGCCTACGCGGACCTGGTGGTAAATCGCGTCGTTGAATTGGATCCGTCCTCCGTCGTAGTTCTTGGACGCGGGTTCAAGCGTGACGTACCCGACGAAGTCGCCTCGCCTACGATCGATATCATCTCCGATTTGGAACGGGCGGGCATCGACGTCGAATCGGTGGAGCCCCTCTCGATCGAACCCAGCGAACGCGACGCGGCCTTGAAAACGGCCATCCCAGGTTCCGATGCAGTCATTCTCGCCGTCGATCACACGTACTTCCGCGATCGCGAGTCCATGATTCGAGATCTGTCGGATGGGTTGATCGTTGACTTATGGGGTGCCTTCGAACTCGGCGGTCGAGTCGAACGAATCGGAAGTGGGCCTCTCACCCGGACCGAGTCTCCGCCGGCTAACGACTGA
- a CDS encoding NAD-dependent epimerase/dehydratase family protein produces MSTLVTGGAGFLGSHLVELLLSEDHTITVVDDKSRGAPENLATVADHPDLTVIDADLTTYEDLESLVADHSKVYHLAARIGGVGYLREKPATIITENDRLNHRLIEACVDADIDRFLFASSSMLYAEAERFPTPETMTTEIPPPPGSYGFQKLNGEYYCDAYHREYGLEYVAPRIFNAVGPRDWPADEVGHGHVIPDMVRKIDTEEQDPVVVKGSGQQTRCFTDVRDTVRGLYRCMEASSAANEAINIGATRETSIIELIELVWDKVGRSGEPRIDTESSFEKDVTRRVPDCSKAERLLNWTPEYDLEETLEWYIDAYRTRYDE; encoded by the coding sequence ATGAGTACGTTAGTGACAGGGGGGGCCGGCTTTCTCGGTTCACACCTCGTTGAGTTGTTGTTGTCTGAGGACCATACGATCACGGTCGTTGACGACAAGTCGCGGGGAGCTCCGGAGAACCTCGCCACCGTTGCCGACCACCCAGACCTGACGGTGATCGACGCAGATTTGACGACGTACGAGGACCTGGAGAGTCTCGTCGCTGATCACTCGAAGGTCTATCACCTCGCCGCCCGTATCGGCGGTGTCGGCTACCTCCGCGAGAAACCGGCCACGATCATCACCGAAAACGACCGCCTCAACCATCGTCTCATCGAAGCCTGCGTCGATGCCGACATCGATCGTTTCCTGTTTGCCAGTTCGTCCATGCTGTACGCCGAAGCCGAGCGTTTCCCGACGCCGGAAACGATGACTACTGAGATTCCACCGCCGCCAGGTAGCTATGGGTTCCAAAAGCTCAACGGAGAATACTACTGCGACGCGTATCACCGCGAGTATGGCCTCGAGTATGTCGCCCCGCGAATCTTTAACGCGGTCGGACCGCGCGATTGGCCTGCCGACGAGGTCGGGCATGGACACGTCATTCCTGACATGGTGCGCAAGATTGATACCGAGGAACAGGATCCCGTCGTAGTGAAAGGGAGCGGACAGCAAACTCGCTGTTTCACTGATGTTCGCGACACCGTGCGGGGACTCTACCGTTGCATGGAGGCATCATCGGCCGCCAATGAAGCGATCAATATCGGAGCTACACGTGAGACCAGCATCATCGAACTAATCGAACTGGTCTGGGACAAGGTCGGCCGATCCGGGGAGCCCCGAATCGATACTGAATCCAGTTTCGAGAAGGACGTAACGCGTCGCGTGCCTGACTGTTCGAAAGCTGAACGGCTCCTGAATTGGACGCCTGAGTACGACCTGGAAGAAACGCTTGAATGGTACATCGATGCCTACAGGACTCGCTATGACGAATAA